The following are encoded together in the Streptomyces sp. NBC_00341 genome:
- a CDS encoding sugar ABC transporter permease, with amino-acid sequence MSDLAKTPGPSDEKTEKTEKAGQTATVPAQATVPAVDPRLLIREEGFKGYWSEFLRKVRGGELGSLPVFVGLIVIAIVFQLQNSNFLSASSVANIAVYSSGLGIMAVGIVFVLLLGEIDLSVGSVAGVGAATWAVLNVNHGWPEWLAILTAVLAGTALGALHGFFFAKIGVPAFVVTLAGFLGWSGLQDWMMGGEGSINTPSGSVVEDLTNYFFEDKGVGYGLALVAVIAYAASLLVDSKRRKAANLPARPVTEIVLRTAVVAVLCFVVAYVLNEPAGARGLPLALVLFLAVLVIADFVARRTTFGRQVFAVGGNAEAARRAGISVDRIRIIVFALSGTLGAFGGLFIASLSGGATKSVGGGNTLMLVIAAAVIGGTSLFGGRGKVWSALLGMVVIQSIQQGLNMIGMANAVQYMITGAVLLAAVVIDSVSRRTQKTAGRA; translated from the coding sequence GTGAGCGACCTCGCCAAGACCCCCGGGCCTTCCGACGAGAAGACCGAGAAGACCGAGAAGGCCGGGCAGACCGCCACGGTGCCGGCCCAGGCGACCGTCCCCGCGGTGGACCCGCGCCTGCTCATCCGCGAGGAGGGCTTCAAGGGCTACTGGTCGGAGTTCCTCCGCAAGGTGCGCGGCGGTGAGCTCGGCTCGCTGCCGGTCTTCGTCGGGCTGATCGTCATCGCGATCGTCTTCCAGCTCCAGAACAGCAACTTCCTCTCCGCCAGCTCCGTCGCCAACATCGCTGTCTACAGCTCCGGCCTCGGCATCATGGCGGTCGGCATCGTGTTCGTGCTGCTGCTCGGCGAGATCGACCTCTCGGTCGGCTCGGTCGCCGGTGTCGGCGCGGCGACCTGGGCCGTGCTCAACGTCAACCACGGCTGGCCCGAGTGGCTGGCGATCCTCACCGCCGTCCTCGCCGGGACCGCGCTGGGCGCCCTGCACGGCTTCTTCTTCGCGAAGATCGGGGTGCCGGCCTTTGTCGTCACCCTGGCCGGCTTCCTCGGCTGGAGCGGTCTGCAGGACTGGATGATGGGCGGCGAGGGCTCGATCAACACGCCGTCCGGCAGTGTCGTCGAGGACCTCACCAACTACTTCTTCGAGGACAAGGGCGTCGGCTACGGCCTCGCCCTGGTCGCCGTGATCGCGTACGCCGCGTCCCTCCTGGTGGACAGCAAGCGCCGCAAGGCCGCGAACCTGCCCGCCCGCCCGGTCACCGAGATCGTGCTGCGCACCGCTGTCGTCGCCGTCCTGTGCTTCGTCGTCGCGTACGTCCTGAACGAGCCCGCGGGCGCCCGCGGTCTGCCGCTGGCCCTGGTGCTCTTCCTCGCCGTCCTGGTGATCGCGGACTTCGTGGCCCGCCGGACCACCTTCGGCCGCCAGGTCTTCGCGGTCGGCGGCAACGCGGAGGCCGCGCGACGCGCCGGTATCAGCGTGGACCGCATCCGCATCATCGTCTTCGCGCTCTCCGGCACGCTGGGCGCCTTCGGCGGACTCTTCATCGCCAGCCTCTCCGGCGGCGCCACCAAGAGCGTCGGCGGCGGCAACACCCTGATGCTGGTGATCGCCGCCGCGGTCATCGGCGGCACCAGCCTCTTCGGTGGCCGGGGCAAGGTCTGGTCCGCGCTCCTCGGCATGGTCGTCATCCAGTCGATCCAGCAGGGCCTGAACATGATCGGCATGGCCAACGCCGTGCAGTACATGATCACCGGCGCGGTTCTCCTCGCCGCCGTGGTCATCGACTCGGTCTCCCGCCGCACGCAGAAGACCGCGGGCCGCGCCTAG
- a CDS encoding SDR family oxidoreductase has product MKFAVLGGTGLIGAQVVRNLNAAGYEALPHSKSTGVDIISGEGLDAAVAGADVVIDLTNSPTFDEAAPEFFRTSMGNLLAAARKAGAGHFVVLSIVGVDKVPELDYYRAKVLQEELLAAGPVPYSIVRATQFMEFIDSVLSWTTDGDTVRLPATPIQPIAAADVAEAVTRIAEGAPLNGVHAIAGPEVFTLDELGRRTLSARGDNRRVVTDPTAGMFAAVQGDALTDPGAHLAPTRYADWLA; this is encoded by the coding sequence ATGAAGTTCGCAGTCCTCGGCGGTACCGGGCTCATCGGGGCACAGGTCGTCAGGAACCTGAACGCCGCCGGGTACGAGGCGCTCCCGCACTCGAAGTCCACCGGTGTCGACATCATCAGCGGCGAGGGACTCGACGCGGCGGTGGCGGGAGCCGACGTCGTCATCGACCTGACGAACTCACCGACGTTCGACGAAGCCGCACCGGAGTTCTTCCGCACGTCGATGGGCAACCTGCTGGCCGCCGCCCGGAAGGCCGGCGCCGGTCACTTCGTCGTCCTCTCGATCGTCGGCGTGGACAAGGTGCCCGAACTCGACTACTACCGGGCCAAGGTGCTCCAGGAGGAGCTCCTTGCGGCGGGCCCGGTCCCGTACTCGATCGTTCGGGCCACCCAGTTCATGGAGTTCATCGACTCCGTGCTGTCCTGGACCACCGACGGCGACACCGTACGGCTGCCGGCCACACCGATCCAGCCGATCGCCGCCGCAGACGTGGCAGAGGCGGTCACCCGGATCGCCGAGGGTGCGCCGCTGAACGGCGTCCACGCCATCGCGGGGCCCGAGGTCTTCACCCTGGACGAACTGGGCCGCCGGACGCTGTCCGCCCGGGGCGACAACCGCAGGGTCGTGACCGACCCCACCGCAGGCATGTTCGCCGCCGTCCAGGGGGACGCCCTCACAGACCCGGGCGCGCACCTCGCACCGACCCGCTACGCCGACTGGCTCGCCTGA
- a CDS encoding amino acid permease, with product MSTQQDLPPSRDGLFRTKTIEQSIRDTEEPEHALKKSLSALDLTVFGVGVIIGTGIFVLTGKVAKETAGPATAIAFVVAGVVCALAALCYAEFASTVPVAGSAYTFSYASLGELVAWIIGWDLVLEFALGTAVVAVGWSGYVRSLLDNIGWSLPNALSGTDATKGFGFDILAFVLVLILTVILVLGMKLSARVTTVVVAIKVAVVLIVIIAGLFFIDTANYSPFIPEAQPQSAGSGLQTPLVQLIFGYAPTNFGVMGIFTAASVVFFAFIGFDVVATAAEETKLPQRDMPRGIMASLLICTTLYVAVSIVVTGMEHYTELSVDAPLADAFKAVGHPVYAGIISFGAAVGLTVVCMILLLGQTRVFFAMSRDGLLPRFFSKTHPRFHTPYRPTILLGVIIAIVAGFTSIDELATLVNIGTLFAFVVVALGVMVLRRTRPGLHRAFRTPWVPLVPVLSVAASVWLMLNLPAETWLRFGIWMVIGVVIYFTYGRKHSRVHRSTKGVS from the coding sequence GTGAGCACGCAGCAGGACCTGCCCCCCAGCCGGGACGGGCTGTTCAGGACCAAGACGATCGAACAGTCCATCCGCGACACCGAGGAGCCGGAGCACGCCCTCAAGAAGTCCCTCTCCGCCCTGGACCTCACGGTCTTCGGGGTGGGCGTCATCATCGGCACCGGGATCTTCGTCCTCACCGGCAAGGTGGCCAAGGAGACGGCCGGTCCGGCCACCGCCATCGCGTTCGTGGTCGCGGGCGTCGTCTGCGCCCTGGCCGCCCTCTGCTACGCGGAATTCGCCTCCACCGTCCCGGTGGCCGGGTCCGCGTACACCTTCTCCTACGCCTCGCTCGGTGAACTGGTCGCCTGGATCATCGGCTGGGACCTGGTGCTGGAGTTCGCGCTGGGCACGGCGGTGGTGGCGGTCGGCTGGTCCGGCTACGTCCGCTCACTGCTGGACAACATCGGCTGGTCACTGCCGAACGCGCTCTCCGGGACCGACGCGACGAAAGGATTCGGCTTCGACATCCTCGCGTTCGTCCTGGTCCTGATCCTCACCGTCATCCTGGTGCTGGGCATGAAGCTCTCCGCCCGGGTCACCACCGTCGTGGTGGCGATCAAGGTGGCCGTCGTGCTGATCGTGATCATCGCGGGCCTCTTCTTCATCGACACCGCGAACTACTCGCCGTTTATCCCCGAAGCCCAGCCGCAGTCCGCCGGATCGGGCCTGCAGACGCCGCTCGTCCAGCTGATCTTCGGGTACGCGCCCACCAACTTCGGCGTCATGGGCATCTTCACCGCCGCCTCCGTCGTCTTCTTCGCCTTCATCGGCTTCGACGTGGTGGCCACGGCCGCGGAGGAGACCAAGCTCCCGCAGCGCGACATGCCGCGCGGCATCATGGCCTCGCTCCTCATCTGCACCACGCTCTACGTCGCCGTATCGATCGTGGTCACCGGAATGGAGCACTACACCGAACTCTCCGTGGACGCCCCGCTGGCCGACGCCTTCAAGGCCGTCGGGCACCCCGTCTACGCCGGGATCATCAGCTTCGGCGCCGCGGTCGGCCTCACCGTGGTCTGCATGATCCTGCTGCTCGGCCAGACCCGGGTGTTCTTCGCGATGAGCAGGGACGGACTCCTCCCGCGCTTCTTCTCGAAGACCCACCCGCGCTTCCACACCCCGTACCGCCCGACCATCCTGCTCGGCGTGATCATCGCGATCGTCGCCGGATTCACCAGCATCGACGAGCTCGCGACCCTGGTGAACATCGGGACGCTCTTCGCCTTCGTGGTCGTCGCCCTGGGCGTCATGGTCCTGCGCCGCACCCGCCCCGGGCTGCACCGCGCCTTCCGTACCCCGTGGGTCCCGCTGGTCCCGGTGCTCTCGGTGGCCGCGTCCGTCTGGCTGATGCTCAACCTGCCGGCCGAGACCTGGCTGCGGTTCGGCATCTGGATGGTCATCGGCGTCGTCATCTACTTCACCTACGGCCGCAAGCACAGCCGTGTCCACCGCAGCACGAAAGGCGTGTCATGA
- a CDS encoding TetR/AcrR family transcriptional regulator, which produces MPRASLSADAVVALALETVDEKGASALTLSAVAGRAGVATPSLYKHVRGLAELRVLVSARIMNDMADAAGQAVLGRSADEAVRAFMEAWRTYARRHPHRYAALLQNPEPGTAEAGGRLLGIILAALRSYGLTDSAAIHMARCLRAAVHGFAVLETGGAFGLSESLDESYDLLIRIVTAGAHAAPPA; this is translated from the coding sequence GTGCCTAGGGCGTCGCTGTCCGCGGACGCGGTCGTCGCCCTCGCGCTGGAGACGGTGGACGAGAAGGGCGCCTCTGCCCTCACCCTGTCGGCGGTGGCGGGCCGGGCGGGCGTCGCCACCCCTTCCCTCTACAAGCACGTGCGCGGGCTCGCCGAACTCCGCGTCCTCGTCTCGGCACGGATCATGAACGACATGGCGGACGCCGCGGGCCAGGCCGTGCTCGGCCGCTCGGCCGACGAGGCGGTCCGCGCGTTCATGGAGGCCTGGCGCACCTACGCGCGCCGCCACCCGCACCGGTACGCGGCGCTGCTCCAGAACCCCGAGCCGGGTACGGCCGAAGCCGGGGGGCGGCTGCTCGGCATCATCCTCGCCGCGCTGCGCTCGTACGGACTGACGGACTCGGCGGCGATCCACATGGCCCGCTGCCTGCGCGCGGCCGTCCACGGCTTCGCGGTGCTCGAAACCGGTGGCGCGTTCGGGCTGTCGGAGAGCCTGGACGAGAGCTACGACCTGCTCATCCGCATCGTGACCGCCGGGGCGCACGCCGCCCCGCCGGCCTGA
- a CDS encoding PadR family transcriptional regulator, with protein sequence MGTDELILSQAQELRRGTVVLACLALLEEPQYGYALLETLGDAGIAVDGNTLYPLLRRLEKQGLLVSEWNTEQSRPRKFYRISAEGARVRTGLLREWQALDASIARLTKGDR encoded by the coding sequence GTGGGCACCGATGAACTGATCCTCAGCCAGGCCCAGGAGCTACGCCGGGGCACGGTCGTGCTGGCCTGCCTGGCGCTCCTGGAGGAACCGCAGTACGGCTACGCGCTCCTGGAGACGCTCGGTGACGCCGGGATCGCGGTGGACGGCAACACGCTCTACCCGCTGCTGCGGCGCCTGGAGAAACAGGGGCTGCTCGTCAGCGAGTGGAACACCGAGCAGTCCCGGCCGCGGAAGTTCTACCGGATCAGCGCCGAGGGGGCCCGGGTCCGCACCGGGCTGTTGCGCGAGTGGCAGGCCCTGGACGCCTCGATAGCACGCCTGACCAAGGGGGACCGATGA
- a CDS encoding alpha/beta hydrolase, with translation MTEFLNTDGGRLAYDVTGEGALIVLAHGMGDNRGAFRELADLLAAAGFRVAAMDQRGHGESSAGWSSYTRTDSAADLLALIRHLGGPAVVVGHSFAGGAATIAAADEPDLVSAVVELAPFTRAQKADLGALLSNARYRKGMSLLMVAGLLRSVGMWKRYLDHAYPGTRPEGYAAHIAALEADLRRPGRMAVVSKMGMSAPTDAGARLADVRCPVLVVEGAQDPDWADPRAEGEGIVASMPAGLGRLQMIEGVGHYPHAQAPAAVATAVLAFLKDTARA, from the coding sequence ATGACCGAATTCCTGAACACCGACGGCGGCCGGCTCGCGTACGACGTGACCGGCGAGGGCGCGCTGATCGTGCTCGCCCACGGCATGGGCGACAACAGAGGCGCCTTCCGCGAGCTGGCGGACCTGCTGGCGGCGGCCGGCTTCCGGGTCGCCGCCATGGACCAGCGCGGACACGGCGAGTCCAGCGCCGGCTGGAGCTCCTACACCCGCACCGACTCGGCGGCGGACCTGCTGGCCCTGATCCGGCACCTGGGCGGCCCCGCCGTCGTCGTCGGCCACTCCTTCGCGGGCGGCGCCGCCACCATCGCGGCGGCCGACGAGCCGGACCTGGTCAGCGCCGTCGTCGAGCTCGCCCCGTTCACCCGCGCGCAGAAGGCCGACCTGGGCGCGCTGCTGTCCAACGCCCGCTACCGCAAGGGCATGTCACTGCTCATGGTGGCGGGCCTGCTGCGCAGCGTCGGGATGTGGAAGCGCTACCTGGACCACGCCTACCCCGGCACCAGGCCCGAGGGGTACGCGGCGCACATCGCCGCTCTGGAGGCCGACCTGCGCAGGCCGGGCCGGATGGCGGTCGTCAGCAAGATGGGCATGTCCGCGCCCACCGACGCGGGCGCCAGGCTGGCCGACGTCCGCTGCCCCGTGCTGGTCGTCGAGGGCGCGCAGGACCCCGACTGGGCGGACCCGAGGGCCGAGGGAGAGGGCATCGTGGCGAGCATGCCCGCAGGGCTCGGGCGGCTCCAGATGATCGAGGGAGTGGGCCACTACCCCCACGCGCAGGCCCCCGCGGCGGTCGCCACCGCCGTGCTGGCCTTCCTCAAGGACACCGCCCGTGCCTAG
- a CDS encoding ATP-binding cassette domain-containing protein, which translates to MIHVSATPVLALRGISKRFGAVQALTDVNLEIHPGEVVALVGDNGAGKSTLVKTISGVHPIDEGAIEWEGGTVRINRPNDAQDLGIATVYQDLALCDNLDVVANLFLGNELRSVSVLDEIAMEKRAKELLDTLSIRIPSVRIPVASLSGGQRQVVAIARALIGDPKVVILDEPTAALGVEQTAQVLDLVERLRERGHGVILISHNMADVNAVADRVAVLRLGRNNGVFDVATTSHEEVIAAITGATDNAVTRRQARTVTKEDAK; encoded by the coding sequence ATGATTCACGTGTCCGCTACGCCCGTGCTGGCGTTGCGCGGAATCTCCAAGCGGTTCGGCGCCGTTCAGGCGCTCACCGATGTGAACCTGGAGATTCACCCCGGCGAAGTGGTTGCCCTGGTCGGCGACAACGGCGCCGGCAAGTCAACCCTTGTCAAGACCATCTCGGGTGTTCACCCGATCGACGAAGGCGCCATCGAGTGGGAGGGCGGGACGGTCCGGATCAACCGGCCGAACGACGCCCAGGACCTCGGAATCGCCACCGTCTACCAGGACTTGGCCCTCTGCGACAACCTCGATGTCGTCGCCAACCTCTTCCTCGGCAACGAGCTCCGCAGCGTCTCCGTCCTCGACGAGATCGCGATGGAGAAGCGCGCCAAGGAACTCCTGGACACCCTGTCCATCCGGATCCCCAGCGTCCGCATCCCGGTCGCCTCGCTCTCCGGTGGCCAGCGTCAGGTCGTGGCCATCGCCCGCGCCCTGATCGGCGACCCCAAGGTCGTCATCCTGGACGAGCCGACCGCCGCACTCGGCGTCGAGCAGACCGCCCAGGTCCTCGACCTCGTGGAGCGGCTGCGCGAGCGCGGCCACGGCGTCATTCTCATCAGCCACAACATGGCCGACGTGAACGCCGTCGCGGACCGGGTCGCGGTGCTCCGTCTGGGCCGCAACAACGGCGTCTTCGACGTCGCGACCACGTCCCACGAAGAGGTCATCGCCGCCATCACCGGCGCCACGGACAATGCCGTCACGCGCCGCCAGGCACGCACAGTCACGAAGGAGGACGCAAAGTGA
- a CDS encoding LCP family protein: MSQDASTPDNPSSPDNPRRGRTRVRTRGRRIRRALLLSLLVIVIAAGGTAYWLYSRLDGNIKGVDIDRALGDDRPEKLPTTGQNLLVLGSDSRAGAKNKALGGGGGVSGARSDTAMVVHIPEGRSRAVAVSIPRDTLVTRPACVTSDGSTMDSANRVMFNSVYSQVGPACVVKTVEKMSGVRIDHYLEINFAGFKDLVDAIGGVTVDVPQDIHDKASGLDLTAGPHKLNGTESLSYVRTRHGIGDGSDLGRIGLQQQFLLALLSEVKSRDLLGSPASTYRIANSATKSLTTDEGLASLTSLSRFARSMNGVDPGSMDTIMLPVAYDRIDPNRVVAAQPQAKMVWKALREDSAIPGSARKSPATGG; this comes from the coding sequence ATGAGCCAAGACGCCAGCACACCTGACAACCCGAGTTCCCCGGACAATCCCCGTCGCGGGCGCACGCGCGTACGGACGCGCGGGCGGCGAATACGCCGGGCGCTCCTGCTGTCGTTACTCGTGATCGTCATCGCCGCGGGCGGGACAGCGTACTGGCTCTACAGCCGGCTCGACGGGAACATCAAGGGCGTCGACATCGACAGGGCGCTCGGGGACGACCGCCCCGAGAAGCTCCCCACCACCGGGCAGAATCTGCTGGTCCTCGGCTCCGACTCGCGGGCCGGGGCGAAGAACAAGGCGCTGGGCGGCGGAGGCGGTGTCAGCGGTGCGCGCTCCGACACCGCGATGGTCGTGCACATCCCCGAGGGCCGCAGCAGGGCCGTCGCCGTGTCCATCCCGCGCGACACCCTGGTGACCCGGCCCGCGTGCGTCACGTCCGACGGCTCGACCATGGACTCCGCGAACCGCGTGATGTTCAACTCCGTCTACTCCCAGGTCGGTCCGGCCTGCGTGGTCAAGACCGTGGAGAAGATGTCCGGGGTCCGTATCGACCACTACCTGGAGATCAACTTCGCCGGATTCAAGGACCTCGTCGACGCCATAGGCGGCGTCACCGTCGATGTTCCCCAGGATATCCACGACAAGGCCTCCGGACTCGACCTCACCGCCGGGCCCCACAAGCTGAACGGCACCGAGTCCCTCTCCTACGTCCGCACCCGCCACGGCATCGGTGACGGCAGCGACCTCGGCCGCATCGGACTCCAGCAGCAGTTCCTGCTCGCCCTGCTCAGCGAGGTCAAGTCGCGGGACCTGCTGGGCAGTCCGGCCAGCACCTACCGGATCGCCAACTCCGCGACCAAGTCCCTCACCACCGACGAGGGCCTCGCCTCGCTCACGTCGCTGAGCAGGTTCGCCCGTTCGATGAACGGCGTCGACCCGGGCTCGATGGACACCATCATGCTGCCGGTGGCGTACGACAGGATCGACCCCAACCGGGTGGTGGCGGCGCAGCCGCAGGCGAAGATGGTCTGGAAGGCGCTGCGCGAGGACTCCGCCATCCCCGGGTCCGCCAGGAAGTCGCCCGCCACCGGCGGCTGA
- the dxs gene encoding 1-deoxy-D-xylulose-5-phosphate synthase, which produces MTQPREARHARAVVGDGWDLLASIGGPRDLDRLTPEQLEQLAEEIRTFLVDAVSKTGGHLGPNLGVVELTIALHRVFDSPKDKVLFDTGHQSYVHKLLTGRQDFTKLKSKGGLSGYPSRAESEHDVIENSHASTVLGWADGLAKANEVLKRPDHVVAVIGDGALTGGMAWEALNNIAAAKDRPLVIVVNDNERSYAPTIGGLANHLATLRTTDGYERFLARGKDLLERTPVVGRPLYETLHGAKKGLKDFIAPQGMFEDLGLKYVGPIDGHDLEALESALQRAKRFGGPVIVHCITEKGRGYTPALLDEADRFHAVGKIHPDTGLPVATSGLDWTSVFGEEMVKLGKEREDIVAITAAMLQPVGLSKFEKAFPDRIYDVGIAEQHAAVSAAGLATGGLHPVFAVYATFLNRAFDQVLMDVALHKCGVTFVLDRAGVTGTDGASHNGMWDMSILQCVPSLRIAAPRDADQVRAQLREAVAVDDAPTVVRFSKGAVGPSVKAVSTAGGMDVLREPGTSRPDVLLVSIGALAPMCLEIADLLDAQGISTTVVDPRWVKPVDEAMAPLAARHRVVVTVEDNSRAGGVGSAVAQALRDADVDVPLRDFGIPPVFLDHASRKEVMAEIGLTAPDIARQVTGLVAKLDGRYETDAESRSVAEPVRD; this is translated from the coding sequence GTGACACAGCCGCGCGAAGCGCGTCATGCACGGGCGGTGGTGGGCGACGGATGGGATCTGCTGGCCAGCATCGGCGGACCGCGTGACCTGGACCGGCTCACCCCCGAGCAGCTGGAGCAGCTCGCCGAAGAGATCCGGACCTTCCTCGTCGACGCCGTCTCCAAGACCGGCGGACACCTCGGACCCAACCTGGGCGTGGTCGAACTGACCATCGCCCTGCACCGGGTCTTCGACTCCCCGAAGGACAAGGTCCTCTTCGACACCGGCCACCAGAGCTACGTCCACAAGCTCCTCACCGGCCGCCAGGACTTCACGAAGCTCAAGAGCAAGGGCGGCCTCTCCGGCTACCCCTCGCGAGCCGAGTCCGAGCACGACGTCATCGAGAACAGCCACGCCTCCACGGTGCTCGGCTGGGCCGACGGCCTCGCCAAGGCCAACGAGGTGCTGAAGCGCCCCGACCACGTCGTCGCGGTCATCGGTGACGGGGCCCTGACCGGCGGCATGGCCTGGGAGGCGCTGAACAACATCGCCGCCGCCAAGGACCGCCCGCTCGTCATCGTCGTCAACGACAACGAGCGCTCCTACGCCCCGACGATCGGCGGCCTCGCCAACCACCTGGCGACGCTGCGCACCACCGACGGCTACGAACGCTTCCTGGCCCGCGGCAAGGACCTCCTGGAGCGCACCCCCGTCGTCGGCAGGCCGCTGTACGAGACGCTGCACGGCGCCAAGAAGGGCCTCAAGGACTTCATCGCCCCGCAGGGCATGTTCGAGGACCTCGGGCTGAAGTACGTCGGCCCGATCGACGGACACGACCTGGAGGCACTGGAGTCCGCGCTCCAGCGCGCCAAGCGCTTCGGCGGCCCGGTCATCGTGCACTGCATCACCGAGAAGGGCCGCGGCTACACCCCGGCGCTGCTGGACGAGGCCGACCGCTTCCACGCCGTCGGCAAGATCCACCCCGACACCGGCCTCCCCGTCGCCACCTCCGGCCTCGACTGGACCTCCGTGTTCGGCGAGGAGATGGTCAAGCTCGGCAAGGAGCGCGAGGACATCGTCGCGATCACCGCGGCCATGCTCCAGCCGGTCGGCCTGAGCAAGTTCGAGAAGGCCTTCCCGGACCGGATCTACGACGTCGGCATCGCGGAGCAGCACGCCGCGGTCTCCGCGGCGGGCCTCGCCACCGGCGGCCTGCACCCCGTCTTCGCGGTCTACGCCACCTTCCTCAACCGCGCCTTCGACCAGGTCCTGATGGACGTCGCCCTGCACAAGTGCGGCGTGACCTTCGTCCTGGACCGGGCCGGGGTCACCGGTACGGACGGCGCCTCGCACAACGGCATGTGGGACATGTCGATCCTGCAGTGCGTGCCCTCGCTCCGGATCGCCGCCCCGCGCGACGCCGACCAGGTCCGCGCCCAGCTGCGCGAGGCCGTCGCGGTCGACGACGCCCCGACGGTGGTCCGCTTCTCCAAGGGCGCGGTCGGCCCGTCGGTCAAGGCCGTCTCCACGGCCGGCGGCATGGACGTGCTCCGCGAGCCCGGCACCTCCCGGCCGGACGTCCTGCTCGTCTCCATCGGCGCGCTCGCCCCGATGTGCCTGGAGATCGCGGACCTGCTCGACGCCCAGGGCATCTCGACCACGGTCGTCGACCCGCGCTGGGTGAAGCCCGTGGACGAGGCCATGGCGCCGCTCGCCGCGCGGCACCGCGTCGTCGTCACCGTCGAGGACAACAGCCGGGCCGGCGGTGTCGGCTCGGCCGTCGCCCAGGCGCTGCGCGACGCCGACGTCGACGTACCGCTGCGCGACTTCGGCATCCCGCCGGTCTTCCTCGACCACGCCTCCCGCAAGGAGGTCATGGCCGAGATCGGGCTGACCGCACCGGACATCGCCCGTCAGGTCACCGGTCTGGTCGCCAAGCTCGACGGCCGCTACGAGACGGACGCGGAGAGCCGCTCCGTGGCGGAGCCCGTCCGGGACTGA